The following are encoded together in the Naumannella cuiyingiana genome:
- a CDS encoding UvrD-helicase domain-containing protein, whose product MSGDLPTFDPVGPLPSGTIVLEASAGTGKTWTIAALAARYLAEGVVGLDQLMMITFSRQATQELRNRIRGRLVATEAALSARLADPAASLPDPVDRLLAATTPEELRARRDRIARALTELDAATIATTHEFCQRMLAGLGVLVDHGRDDVLVEDLSDLAREVAADFYLRAYADADRPAFGWAEARDIAARVVEYADAAIAPDDDSPRSRFARGVRAEVERRKRRLGRYTFHDQQQRLADALRDEPAARERLAAQFPVVLVDEFQDTDPVQWEILATAFDGASTLVLIGDPKQAIYGFRGADVNSYLRAVRQTGAVATLGTNWRSDARLVDGLGQLSAGAELGHPDIAVREVAAAHTAPRLAVTEPLRLRVLPAGERRPRVGTLQTAIVADLTRQVTALLADPPTLADQPPPGAAGPGPEAADRPLAASDIAVLTQTHRVADTVTEALARAGVPVVRVGAGSVYRSPEARDWLVLLEALAQPRPARIRRAALTVFGGWTLAELAGADEARLAEWTARIRGWRRVLAGHGVAALVEALGEAGLAERLLGVRGGERRLTDLRQIGQDLHAAQRARQLGVAGLIEWLGEQLADADQRSEKRARRLDTDAHAVQVMTVHAAKGLEFPVVLLPDLWRSASPPVRGPQVRYDESGRRVLDVVPRTGPHPGRAEEDRADALRKAYVALTRASRMIIAWWAWHDRVSPEAPLHRLLQRTGPVPPDRARPGVDPGTAPGFAVSELVPDEAGDPPQLTRPPIPGRLSARVFDRELDLTWRRTSYSGLTARAHDAAHPEPASPALALGGAADSEPAAREDDEPGADGEALPTRTGPQLADADLALPSPMAGLVSGTAFGTLVHEILERVDTTAPDLSAAVLAAAREQLTRLPLAGVGAEELAAALQPVLATPLGPLAGDRTLADFAPADRLAELDFEYPLGGGDRPGASGVVGDIAGLLRRHLPADDPLAPYPDLLDAPLVAEESLRGWLTGSIDAVLRATDAGTPRHFVVDYKTNWLGSAPGEPLTVGHYAPQAMAGAMMAAHYPLQALLYCVALHRFLRWRLADYRPDDHLGGVLYLFVRGMAGPATPVINGTPCGVFAWHPPAELIMELSELLHGRRP is encoded by the coding sequence ATGAGCGGCGACCTGCCCACCTTCGATCCCGTCGGCCCGCTGCCGAGCGGCACCATCGTGCTCGAGGCCTCCGCCGGAACGGGCAAGACCTGGACGATCGCCGCACTGGCGGCCCGCTACCTCGCCGAGGGGGTCGTCGGACTCGACCAGTTGATGATGATCACCTTCAGTCGGCAGGCCACCCAGGAGTTGCGCAACCGGATCCGCGGCCGGCTGGTCGCCACGGAGGCGGCGCTGTCGGCACGTCTCGCCGACCCCGCCGCGTCGCTGCCCGACCCGGTCGACCGCCTGCTGGCCGCCACCACACCGGAGGAGCTGCGCGCCCGGCGCGACCGGATCGCCCGCGCGCTGACCGAGCTCGACGCCGCGACCATCGCGACCACCCACGAGTTCTGCCAACGGATGCTTGCCGGCCTCGGCGTGCTCGTCGATCACGGTCGCGACGACGTGCTGGTGGAGGACCTGTCCGACCTGGCCCGCGAGGTGGCCGCCGACTTCTACCTGCGCGCCTATGCCGATGCCGACCGCCCGGCCTTCGGCTGGGCGGAGGCGCGCGACATCGCCGCCCGGGTCGTGGAGTACGCCGATGCCGCCATCGCGCCGGACGACGACTCGCCGCGCAGCCGCTTCGCCCGCGGCGTGCGGGCGGAGGTGGAGCGGCGCAAGCGCCGGCTCGGCCGCTACACCTTCCATGATCAACAGCAGCGGTTGGCCGATGCACTGCGCGACGAGCCGGCGGCGAGGGAGCGGCTCGCCGCCCAGTTCCCGGTGGTCCTGGTCGACGAGTTCCAGGACACCGATCCCGTGCAGTGGGAGATCCTCGCCACCGCCTTCGACGGGGCCTCGACGCTGGTCCTGATCGGCGACCCGAAGCAGGCGATCTACGGGTTCCGCGGTGCCGACGTGAACAGCTATCTGCGCGCGGTCCGGCAGACCGGTGCGGTGGCCACGCTCGGCACCAACTGGCGCAGCGACGCACGGCTGGTCGACGGGCTCGGGCAGTTGTCTGCCGGCGCCGAGCTCGGCCATCCCGACATCGCGGTACGCGAGGTCGCGGCCGCCCACACCGCCCCTCGGCTGGCCGTCACCGAGCCGCTGCGGCTGCGCGTGCTGCCCGCCGGGGAGCGTCGCCCGCGGGTGGGAACGCTGCAGACCGCGATCGTCGCGGACCTGACCCGACAGGTCACCGCCCTGCTCGCCGATCCCCCGACGCTGGCAGACCAGCCGCCGCCGGGGGCGGCGGGTCCCGGACCCGAGGCTGCCGACCGCCCGCTGGCCGCCAGCGACATCGCGGTGCTGACCCAGACCCACCGGGTCGCCGACACCGTGACCGAGGCGCTGGCCCGGGCCGGCGTACCCGTCGTGCGGGTGGGCGCCGGGAGCGTCTATCGCAGCCCCGAGGCCCGGGACTGGCTGGTCCTGCTGGAGGCGCTGGCCCAACCCCGGCCGGCCAGGATCCGCCGGGCTGCGCTGACGGTGTTCGGCGGCTGGACGCTCGCCGAGCTGGCGGGCGCGGACGAGGCGCGACTCGCCGAGTGGACCGCGCGGATCCGGGGTTGGCGGCGGGTGCTCGCCGGCCACGGCGTGGCCGCGCTGGTCGAGGCGCTGGGCGAGGCCGGGCTCGCGGAGCGGCTGCTCGGCGTGCGCGGCGGCGAGCGCCGACTGACCGACCTACGCCAGATCGGCCAGGACCTGCATGCCGCCCAGCGCGCGCGCCAGCTCGGCGTCGCCGGACTGATCGAGTGGCTCGGCGAACAACTGGCCGATGCCGACCAGCGCTCGGAGAAGCGCGCCCGCCGCCTCGACACGGACGCCCACGCGGTGCAGGTGATGACGGTGCATGCGGCCAAGGGGCTGGAGTTCCCGGTGGTGCTGCTGCCCGATCTGTGGCGGTCCGCCAGCCCGCCCGTGCGCGGGCCGCAGGTCCGCTACGACGAGAGCGGCCGGCGGGTGCTCGATGTCGTCCCGCGCACCGGACCGCACCCCGGGCGGGCCGAGGAGGATCGCGCGGACGCCCTGCGCAAGGCCTATGTGGCGCTGACCCGGGCCAGCCGGATGATCATCGCCTGGTGGGCGTGGCACGACCGGGTCTCCCCCGAGGCGCCGTTGCACCGCCTCCTGCAGCGCACCGGACCGGTGCCGCCGGACCGGGCGCGGCCCGGCGTCGACCCGGGCACCGCCCCCGGCTTCGCGGTCTCCGAGCTGGTCCCGGACGAGGCCGGTGACCCGCCGCAGTTGACCCGACCGCCGATTCCCGGGCGGCTGTCGGCCCGCGTCTTCGACCGGGAGCTGGACCTGACCTGGCGCCGCACGTCCTACTCGGGACTCACCGCGCGGGCCCACGATGCTGCGCATCCCGAGCCGGCGTCGCCGGCGCTCGCCCTGGGCGGGGCAGCCGACAGCGAGCCCGCTGCCCGCGAGGACGACGAGCCGGGCGCCGACGGCGAAGCGCTGCCGACCCGTACGGGCCCCCAGCTCGCCGATGCCGACCTGGCCCTGCCGTCGCCGATGGCGGGCCTGGTCTCCGGGACCGCCTTCGGCACGCTCGTCCACGAGATCCTCGAGCGCGTCGACACGACGGCCCCGGACCTCTCCGCCGCCGTCCTCGCCGCGGCCCGGGAGCAACTGACCCGGCTGCCGCTGGCCGGCGTCGGCGCCGAGGAGCTGGCCGCCGCGCTGCAGCCGGTGCTGGCCACCCCGCTCGGCCCGCTGGCCGGCGACCGCACCCTGGCCGACTTCGCGCCGGCCGACCGGCTGGCCGAGCTCGACTTCGAGTATCCGCTGGGCGGCGGTGATCGCCCGGGCGCCTCGGGGGTGGTCGGCGACATCGCCGGGCTGTTGCGCCGCCATCTGCCGGCCGATGACCCACTGGCGCCCTATCCCGACCTGCTCGACGCGCCGCTGGTCGCCGAGGAGTCCCTGCGCGGCTGGCTGACCGGGTCGATCGACGCGGTCCTGCGCGCCACCGACGCCGGCACGCCGCGTCACTTCGTCGTCGACTACAAGACCAACTGGCTCGGCTCGGCGCCCGGCGAGCCGCTGACCGTCGGGCACTACGCGCCACAGGCGATGGCCGGCGCGATGATGGCGGCCCACTATCCGCTGCAGGCACTGCTCTACTGCGTCGCGTTGCACCGCTTCCTGCGTTGGCGGCTGGCGGACTACCGGCCCGATGATCATCTCGGCGGCGTGCTCTATCTGTTCGTGCGCGGGATGGCCGGCCCGGCCACACCGGTGATCAACGGTACGCCGTGCGGCGTCTTCGCCTGGCATCCGCCGGCGGAGTTGATCATGGAGTTGTCGGAGTTGCTGCACGGGAGGCGGCCATGA
- the recD gene encoding exodeoxyribonuclease V subunit alpha translates to MITRDLVAGATGLLAPFNAAGVLRAADVHAALRIGQLHEGTGGKLDERVLLALALTVRALEGGSVCIDPELVHGDVFETEPAPGAAAGEATEQSIATAELPWPEPAGWLAALRASDLVADGASAPGGRPLRLDGTRLYLDRYWRQEDRVRRELTDRWIAPAADLDPGELRAGLDTLFDGSGLPDGVPDQQRLAAAMSLLGRVTVIGGGPGTGKTTTVARILALLHRLAPRTPRIALAAPTGKAAARLEEAVRRAAGELPAPFDAVSGALTGLRATTLHTLLGARYRSTRMRHHEGNPLPHDVVVIDEMSMVSLTMMNRLLTAARRDARLILVGDPDQLASVEAGAVLADITAARPAASPQLRARVAEAADRPAAEIVPGQVTLEHTWRFDGGIDELARAVRAGDAEAALTRLRSGTDRLAFVETDRPAGELLGTALLTGVRERVIESGRALVAAARAGDAEAALAALDRHRVLCAHRGGPFGVARWSRIVEGWLAEQITDYGSEGEWYLGRPLMITRNDPEAGLYNGDTGVVVNTPAGPRGAFARGGRATLVSPLQLDATETVHAMTVHKAQGSQFTALTMIVPAPDSPLLTRELFYTGITRASDHVEVIGSAEAIRRAIERPANRASGLRERLG, encoded by the coding sequence ATGATCACCCGCGATCTGGTCGCCGGCGCGACCGGCCTGCTGGCTCCCTTCAATGCGGCCGGGGTGTTGCGGGCCGCCGACGTCCATGCCGCGCTGCGGATCGGCCAGTTGCACGAGGGGACTGGCGGCAAGCTCGACGAGCGGGTCCTGCTGGCGCTCGCCCTGACCGTCCGCGCGCTCGAGGGCGGGTCGGTGTGCATCGACCCCGAGCTGGTGCACGGCGACGTTTTCGAGACCGAGCCGGCGCCCGGCGCCGCAGCGGGCGAGGCGACCGAACAGTCGATCGCCACCGCGGAGCTGCCGTGGCCCGAGCCGGCCGGCTGGCTGGCCGCGCTGCGTGCCTCCGACCTCGTCGCCGACGGCGCGAGCGCACCGGGCGGGCGCCCGTTGCGGCTGGACGGGACGCGGCTGTACCTCGATCGCTACTGGCGCCAGGAGGACCGCGTCCGCCGCGAGCTGACCGATCGCTGGATCGCGCCCGCAGCCGATCTGGACCCGGGCGAGCTTCGTGCGGGGCTGGACACGCTGTTCGACGGCTCGGGACTGCCGGACGGCGTACCCGATCAACAGCGGTTGGCAGCCGCGATGAGCCTGCTCGGTCGGGTGACGGTGATCGGCGGTGGCCCCGGCACCGGCAAGACCACGACCGTGGCGCGGATCCTCGCGCTGCTGCACCGCCTCGCCCCCCGCACGCCCCGGATCGCGCTGGCCGCACCGACGGGCAAGGCGGCCGCGCGACTGGAGGAGGCGGTACGCCGAGCCGCCGGCGAGCTGCCGGCGCCGTTCGACGCGGTGTCCGGCGCACTCACCGGCCTCCGGGCCACCACCTTGCACACGCTGCTCGGCGCGCGCTACCGCTCGACCCGGATGCGCCACCACGAGGGCAACCCGTTGCCACACGACGTCGTGGTGATCGACGAGATGTCCATGGTCTCGCTGACCATGATGAACCGGTTGCTCACCGCCGCCAGGCGCGATGCCCGGCTGATTCTCGTCGGCGACCCCGACCAGCTGGCGTCGGTCGAGGCCGGCGCCGTGCTCGCCGACATCACCGCGGCCAGGCCGGCGGCTTCGCCGCAACTGCGGGCCCGGGTCGCCGAGGCAGCCGACCGGCCGGCGGCCGAGATCGTCCCCGGACAGGTCACGCTCGAGCACACCTGGCGCTTCGACGGCGGCATCGACGAGCTCGCCCGGGCCGTCCGGGCCGGTGACGCGGAGGCGGCGCTCACCCGCCTGCGCTCCGGCACCGACCGACTGGCCTTCGTCGAGACCGACCGGCCGGCCGGCGAGCTGCTGGGCACGGCGCTGCTGACCGGCGTCCGCGAGCGGGTGATCGAATCGGGCCGGGCGCTGGTTGCCGCGGCGCGCGCCGGTGACGCCGAGGCGGCGCTGGCCGCGCTGGATCGGCACCGGGTCCTCTGCGCACACCGGGGTGGCCCGTTCGGCGTGGCCCGCTGGAGCCGGATCGTCGAGGGCTGGCTCGCCGAACAGATCACCGACTACGGCAGCGAGGGCGAGTGGTATCTGGGCCGCCCGTTGATGATCACCCGCAACGATCCGGAGGCTGGCCTCTACAACGGCGACACCGGCGTGGTGGTGAACACACCCGCGGGCCCGCGCGGCGCGTTCGCGCGGGGGGGCCGGGCCACCCTGGTCTCCCCGCTGCAGCTCGACGCGACGGAGACCGTGCACGCGATGACGGTGCACAAGGCCCAAGGCAGCCAGTTCACCGCGCTGACCATGATCGTTCCGGCGCCGGACTCGCCCCTGTTGACCCGCGAGCTGTTCTACACCGGGATCACCCGGGCGAGTGATCATGTCGAGGTGATCGGCAGCGCGGAGGCGATCAGGCGCGCCATCGAGCGACCGGCGAACCGGGCATCCGGGCTGCGCGAGCGCCTCGGTTGA
- a CDS encoding magnesium and cobalt transport protein CorA — translation MAPIVQNAVYRDGGHKIELADPEQTYRALREGGGLAWIGLYRPNEAEIASLAERFSLHELAVEDTVTAHQRPKLERYDDVLFTVLRPARYIDAEERVEFGELHVFTGPDFVITVRHAESPKLQCVRRRMEQHPELLQLGPEAVLYAVLDQVVDEYVPVVDGLEHDIEEIEYQVFAGDSSVSRRIYELSREVVEFQRATRPMIAMLRSLTIGFDKYGVDEELRRSLRDVEDHLLRVVERLDQARGLLQNILTVNSTLVAERQNEEMQRATEVNLRQNEEVKRISGWGAILFAPTLVGTIYGMNFEIMPELGWTYGYPFALGLMALVCISLFIVFRHRRWI, via the coding sequence ATGGCGCCCATCGTCCAGAATGCCGTCTATCGCGACGGAGGCCACAAGATCGAACTGGCCGACCCCGAGCAGACCTACCGTGCCCTGCGTGAGGGGGGCGGGCTGGCCTGGATCGGCCTGTACCGCCCCAACGAGGCCGAGATCGCCTCGCTCGCCGAGCGGTTCTCGCTGCACGAGCTCGCCGTGGAGGACACGGTGACCGCGCACCAGCGACCCAAGCTGGAGCGCTACGACGACGTGCTGTTCACCGTGCTACGGCCGGCGCGCTACATCGACGCCGAGGAGCGCGTGGAGTTCGGCGAGCTGCACGTGTTCACCGGACCCGACTTCGTGATCACGGTGCGGCATGCGGAGTCGCCGAAGCTGCAGTGCGTCCGGCGGCGGATGGAGCAGCATCCCGAGCTGCTGCAGCTCGGGCCGGAGGCCGTGTTGTACGCCGTTCTCGACCAGGTGGTCGACGAGTACGTACCGGTCGTCGACGGCCTTGAGCACGACATCGAGGAGATCGAGTACCAGGTCTTCGCCGGCGACAGCTCCGTCTCGCGGCGGATCTATGAGCTGTCGCGCGAGGTGGTGGAGTTCCAGCGGGCCACCCGGCCGATGATCGCGATGTTGCGCTCGCTGACCATCGGCTTCGACAAGTACGGCGTGGACGAGGAGTTGCGGCGCAGCCTGCGCGATGTGGAGGATCACCTGCTCCGCGTGGTGGAGCGACTCGACCAGGCTCGCGGACTGCTGCAGAACATCCTGACGGTGAACTCCACGCTGGTCGCCGAGCGTCAGAACGAGGAGATGCAGCGCGCCACCGAGGTCAATCTGCGACAGAACGAGGAGGTCAAGCGTATCTCCGGCTGGGGCGCCATCTTGTTCGCGCCGACCCTGGTCGGCACGATCTACGGGATGAACTTCGAGATCATGCCGGAGCTGGGCTGGACCTACGGCTACCCGTTCGCGCTCGGCCTGATGGCGCTGGTCTGCATCAGCTTGTTCATCGTCTTCCGCCACCGACGCTGGATCTGA
- the nudC gene encoding NAD(+) diphosphatase encodes MEPWNSASRLDRVDEHRGSADWVACQWRQPDALLLKIDEHGRCFVNDDGSLRMTRPFVEFDPERHFLLGTVDDAPVFAVEALPDGPMASLREIIPSADDTGRDIAVAGVALTHWHRTDRHCPHEGAETTVIRGGFARRCSVGGNEIFPRSDAAVIVAIRDRADRLLLAHQASWDAGRVSVLAGFVEAGESFEQAVHREIAEESDVTLDELTYFGSQPWPFPRSLMVGFLARAASEEITVDGEEIEWARWYTRQEVRDATAAGEISLPGSASIARRMIDAWLTAKAPAIAR; translated from the coding sequence GTGGAACCTTGGAATTCCGCCAGCCGGCTCGACCGCGTCGACGAGCATCGCGGTTCGGCCGACTGGGTGGCCTGCCAGTGGCGTCAGCCGGACGCGCTGTTGCTGAAGATCGACGAGCACGGGCGGTGTTTCGTCAATGACGACGGTTCGTTGCGGATGACCCGCCCGTTCGTCGAGTTCGATCCCGAACGCCATTTCCTGCTCGGCACCGTCGACGACGCCCCCGTGTTCGCCGTCGAGGCCCTGCCGGACGGTCCGATGGCCTCGTTGCGCGAGATCATCCCCTCCGCCGACGACACCGGCCGCGACATCGCCGTCGCCGGGGTGGCGCTGACGCACTGGCACCGCACCGACCGGCACTGCCCGCACGAGGGCGCGGAGACGACCGTCATCCGGGGCGGTTTCGCCCGGCGCTGCAGCGTCGGCGGCAACGAGATCTTCCCGCGCTCCGATGCGGCCGTGATCGTCGCCATCCGGGACCGGGCCGACCGGCTGCTGCTGGCCCACCAGGCGAGCTGGGATGCCGGCCGGGTGTCGGTGCTGGCCGGTTTCGTGGAGGCCGGCGAGTCGTTCGAGCAGGCCGTGCACCGCGAGATCGCCGAGGAATCCGACGTGACCCTGGACGAGCTGACCTACTTCGGCTCCCAGCCCTGGCCGTTCCCGCGCTCGCTGATGGTGGGCTTCCTCGCCCGGGCCGCGAGCGAGGAGATCACCGTCGACGGCGAGGAGATCGAGTGGGCGCGCTGGTACACCCGCCAGGAGGTACGCGATGCCACCGCGGCGGGGGAGATCAGCCTGCCCGGGTCGGCCAGCATCGCCCGCCGGATGATCGACGCCTGGCTCACCGCGAAGGCGCCCGCGATCGCCCGTTGA